In Haematobia irritans isolate KBUSLIRL chromosome 1, ASM5000362v1, whole genome shotgun sequence, a genomic segment contains:
- the NSD gene encoding nuclear receptor binding SET domain protein, whose translation MEIDSVTNESATTVAKARLRRNNMNKFVHQSDRDRNQENIDDNLNVPKTSVETKLEDEDPRDSTKVEEKQASRSSTPNALNSSTPRRRKDPLANLHSNLSPKYIGFVTPTTNLDGSGDEGGRKTRRRHNINNNSIDTSLTNNNLDACEDITAQLLGSHDTSLGYVRRIPKDGNDSPEVKNGKKKEFVSPIDKLLKKNGSVVDKEILPNEERNIERDNISGEGKEQVPEENVEKIEADKPNLTEETSKYEEEMSDTAHTTGTSCNTEEVSTKNTENPSLECNQLVNETNPHEFDKKEISELADLDTNNEDLRPDNGVNVAEVQSLGNFLEENIRICNDSDHKVESDNKVDVNGSDREVEPKTREHVTDSSEIYTKEVNENGKSPDIDMNSKNLKEVHGIFIKSEEPSTVNDEEGFETEEAAQIIEKNPETIEHMETLETESNTGFVVDATAAKSPSAVSMDSAKGSSIINEVSWMSFVVGDLFWGQIYNYCYWPCMVCPDPDGKSISTKESNTSGDQHIMVHVRFFADNARRNWVRRENLMPFTTLQQYQDRLEECREKYGAKSAKFRMFVPKKKQESVWYEAVKEANMVADVPYEERLEKFYEIFDKSKTTQKMKQQRRKSMYVPGARQISASDGESLYGSHENVNNLTVPIKRERSTSPFSPAYSPIKNMTFKKRKLSRDVAVNNSETIVVSHENISRCEENTSNDMESSNSSHLVKARKSLQDMEIFNGLEFQKFYFAMRDYVLEDNTNEELDKSLVVAVRNIWALKQLSRQQMLTKLNISNVSETSQIYTGTNENVKRLSNRLKSIMIRKSLQSQRSSFDLTSDVPDTSKQVKESLNSVEKPKKVVNRPIMEVIDDIFELDNKYLFKGMGRDPVCKYCYKPGGNLRRCSKNCHSWMHVDCINKTFTPNGKLKKSYKKPLAVLNPVNDSTTENSSTTSSTQDLLTTDTSDVPPTAAPHITSESEIEVVCRECANNEPMKCMVCNLTDSGKLDDPLVKCSMSQCERAFHPSCCKYWPQSKITISKNHIESFRCPSHVCHTCVSDDPKGKFQQLKNARLTKCVKCPASFHTDSTCIPAGSQILTAAHIICPRHASLKHDMLINVNWCFFCVRGGQVVCCETCPTAVHAQCLKIPIDPNEGYICEECESGRMPLYGEMVWAKFTNFRWWPAIILPPTEIPKNIAKRAHNPSDFVVRFFGTHDHGWISRRRVYLYLEGDSSEPPKSKTSSLDISYNRGVEEAKQVYEIIKAKKLQQRNLNENKEKLHPQPYVRIKANRAVPPVKLHVDIDSVSKCDCDPNDDNPCGPDTNCLNRVLYHECNPKVCPARERCQNQMFESRISPRLDVVYMKERGFGLICLEPIKAGSFVIEYVGEIINDDEFRARMAQKSLDRDENFYFLSVEKDYIIDAGPKGNLARFMNHSCDPNCETQKWSVNSLNRVGLFAIKDIPENTELTFNYHWDDLLGNEKKTCYCGSKNCSGEIGGKLKEAESKESTPGAEDLPSKTTKGRPKKSKLKTLKRLPSKAAIGKRKTTAKVKANGAKRKPNKKIATNAAVPPNNVPQMSDSNKDESDVETITTNTSPTPENAIC comes from the exons ATGGAAATTGATAGTGTCACAAATGAAAGCGCGACAACGGTTGCAAAAGCGAGGCTACGACGGAAcaatatgaacaaatttgtgCATCAATCCGACAGAGATCGAAATCAGGAAAATATAGACGATAATTTAAATGTTCCCAAGACATCAGTGGAGACAAAATTGGAAGACGAAGATCCAAGAGATTCCACGAAAGTCGAGGAAAAACAGGCGTCGCGATCGAGTACTCCGAACGCTTTAAATTCATCAACCCCAAGAA GGAGGAAAGATCCTCTTGCAAATCTTCATTCCAATTTGAGCCCTAAATATATTGGATTTGTAACTCCAACTACTAATTTAGATGGTAGTGGTGATGAAGGAGGACGTAAAACGAGAAGACGccacaatataaataataatagcaTAGACACATCTCTAACGAACAATAATTTAGATGCATGCGAAGATATAACAGCACAATTGCTAGGATCCCATGACACCTCACTAGGGTACGTTCGTCGCATTCCCAAGGATGGAAATGATTCGCCTGaagtaaaaaatggaaaaaagaaggAATTTGTCAGTCCAATcgacaaattattgaaaaagaATGGTTCTGTAGTAGATAAAGAAATATTGCCTAATGAAGAGCGCAACATAGAAAGGGACAACATATCAGGTGAAGGAAAAGAACAAGTACCCGAAGAAAACGTTGAAAAAATAGAAGCAGATAAACCTAATTTGACGGAAGAGACGAGCAAATATGAAGAAGAAATGTCTGACACAGCACATACTACTGGTACAAGTTGTAATACTGAGGAAGTTAGTACAAAAAATACAGAAAACCCTTCGCTCGAATGCAATCAATTGGTAAATGAAACTAATCCACATGAATTCGACAAGAAAGAAATTTCTGAATTGGCGGATTTAGACACTAATAATGAAGATTTGCGTCCTGACAATGGAGTGAATGTTGCAGAGGTCCAATCGCTAGGCAATTTCCTAGAAGAGAACATTAGGATTTGTAATGATTCTGATCATAAAGTAGAATCTGACAACAAAGTCGATGTAAATGGTAGCGATCGTGAAGTAGAACCAAAAACCAGAGAACACGTTACTGATTCATCTGAGATATATACCAAAGAAGTTAATGAAAATGGCAAATCACCTGATATCGATATGAACAGTAAAAATTTGAAGGAAGTGCATggtatttttattaaatctgaaGAGCCTTCAACTGTAAATGATGAAGAAGGATTCGAGACCGAAGAGGCTGCAcagattatagaaaaaaatcccgAAACTATTGAACACATGGAGACCTTAGAGACAGAGAGCAATACAGGATTTGTTGTCGATGCTACGGCTGCTAAGTCGCCATCCGCTGTTAGTATGGATAGTGCTAAAGGATCCTCCATCATAAACGAAGTATCTTGGATGAGTTTTGTGGTGGGTGATTTATTCTGGGGTCAAATATACAACTACTGCTACTGGCCATGCATGGTTTGTCCCGATCCGGATGGTAAATCTATATCGACCAAAGAGAGCAATACTTCTGGGGATCAACACATAATGGTACACGTTCGATTTTTTGCTGATAACGCTCGTCGTAATTGGGTTAGGCGTGAAAATCTTATGCCGTTTACAACGTTGCAGCAATATCAGGATCGTTTAGAAGAATGTCGAGAAAAATATGGAGCGAAGAGTGCAAAATTcagaatgtttgtcccaaaaaagAAACAAGAATCCGTTTGGTACGAGGCAGTTAAAGAGGCAAATATGGTTGCCGATGTCCCTTATGAAGAACGCTTAGAAAAGTTCTATGAAATATTCGATAAATCCAA aacaacacaaaaaatgaaACAACAACGGCGGAAATCTATGTATGTTCCAGGCGCTCGTCAGATATCTGCGTCGGATGGCGAAAGTCTTTATGGATCGCatgaaaatgtaaataatttgaCTGTACCAATCAAACGTGAGAGATCTACTTCGCCATTCAGTCCAGCCTAttcacccattaaaaatatgacttTCAAGAAACGCAAATTGAGCAGAGACGTAGCAGTGAACAATTCTGAAACTATTGTGGTATCACATGAAAACATATCTAGGTGTGAAGAAAATACATCGAATGATATGGAGTCTTCAAATTCCTCACATCTTGTAAAAGCAAGAAAATCGTTACAAGATATGGAAATATTCAATGGACTCGAattccaaaagttttattttgcaaTGAGGGATTACGTTTTGGAGGATAATACTAATGAAGAATTGGATAAGAGTTTAGTTGTTGCTGTACGCAACATTTGGGCACTTAAACAATTAAGCCGGCAACAAATGTTAACTAAGTTGAACATTTCCAACGTTTCCGAAACATCACAGATTTATACAGGGACAAATGAGAATGTTAAACGTTTGTCGAATCGTTTAAAAAGTATTATGATTCGAAAGTCTCTTCAATCCCAACGTTCCTCATTTGATTTAACCAGTGATGTTCCAGATACTTCCAAACAAGTTAAGGAATCTCTAAATTCTGTCGAAAAGCCTAAAAAAGTTGTTAATCGCCCCATTATGGAAGTTATTGATGATATTTTCGAATTAGATAATAAATACCTTTTTAAAGGCATGGGTCGTGATCCTGTGTGCAAATACTGCTACAAGCCGGGAGGCAACCTACGGCGATGTTCGAAAAATTGTCACTCCTGGATGCATGTGGATTGCATTAACAAAACCTTTACCCCAAACGGCAAACTAAAAAAGTCATATAAAAAACCACTTGCTGTCCTAAATCCTGTAAATGATTCTACTACTGAAAATAGCAGTACCACATCATCTACGCAGGATTTGTTAACGACTGATACCTCCGATGTACCCCCAACGGCAGCGCCTCATATAACTTCAGAAAGTGAAATTGAAGTGGTATGCAGGGAATGTGCAAATAATGAACCCATGAAGTGCATGGTTTGCAATTTAACTGACTCTGGTAAACTAGACGATCCTCTAGTTAAATGCTCCATGAGCCAATGTGAACGCGCCTTTCACCCATCCTGCTGTAAATATTGGCCACAGTcgaaaattacaatttcaaaaaatcatATTGAATCTTTCCGATGCCCTTCTCATGTTTGTCACACATGTGTCTCAGACGACCCAAAGGGTAAATTTCAACAGTTGAAGAATGCCAGACTAACAAAGTGCGTTAAATGCCCAGCATCGTTTCATACCGATTCGACGTGCATCCCGGCAGGTTCACAAATTTTAACGGCTGCCCACATTATATGCCCCCGACATGCAAGTCTTAAACATGATATGCTTATCAATGTTAACTGGTGTTTCTTTTGTGTTCGCGGTGGTCAGGTTGTGTGCTGTGAGACGTGTCCTACAGCTGTACACGCACAATgtttaaaaattccaattgaTCCCAATGAAGGATACATTTGCGAGGAATGCGAATCTGGTAGGATGCCCCTCTACGGTGAAATGGTGTGGGCAAAATTCACAAACTTCCGTTGGTGGCCAGCAATTATTTTACCGCCAACTGAAATCCCAAAAAATATCGCGAAAAGGGCTCATAATCCGTCTGATTTTGTAGTGAGGTTCTTTGGTACACATGATCATGGATGGATTTCAAGGCGAAGAGTCTACCTATATCTGGAAGGTGATAGTTCAGAGCCCCCCAAGTCCAAAACGTCAA gTCTGGATATTAGCTACAACCGTGGTGTAGAGGAAGCCAAGCAAGTATATGAAATTATTAAGGCCAAAAAGCTTCAACAACGCAACCTCAATGAAAACAAGGAAAAACTACATCCGCAGCCGTATGTGCGTATTAAGGCTAATCGGGCAGTGCCCCCTGTAAAATTACATGTAGACATTGATAGCGTTAGTAAATGCGATTGTGATCCCAATGATGATAACCCCTGTGGCCCAGACACCAATTGTCTTAATCGTGTACTTTACCATGAATGCAACCCAAAAGTATGTCCAGCTCGAGAACGATGCCAGAATCAAATGTTTGAATCTCGTATATCTCCTCGACTTGATGTCGTTTACATGAAAGAGCGTGGATTCGGCTTAATATGTCTGGAACCAATAAAAGCCGGATCATTTGTTATTGAATACGTTGGCGAGATAATAAATGATGATGAATTTCGGGCACGTATGGCACAAAAGTCATTAGATCGtgatgaaaatttctattttctttcCGTGGAAAAGGATTACATTATTGATGCTGGTCCCAAGGGCAATTTGGCACGTTTTATGAATCACTCTTGTGATCCAAATTGCGAAACACAAAAATGGTCGGTGAATTCATTAAATCGCGTTGGTTTATTTGCCATCAAAGACATACCTGAG aaTACCGAGCTAACATTTAACTATCATTGGGATGATTTATTGGGCAATGAAAAGAAGACCTGCTATTGCGGATCCAAGAATTGTTCTGGGGAAATTGGTGGAAAATTGAAAGAAGCCGAATCGAAA GAGTCTACTCCAGGGGCAGAGGATTTACCTTCGAAGACAACGAAAGGAagaccaaaaaaatcaaaattgaaaaCTTTGAAACGTTTACCCTCAAAAGCGGCAATAGGAAAACGTAAAACAACAGCAAAAGTGAAAGCAAATGGCGCTAAACgtaaaccaaataaaaaaatagctacCAATGCCGCCGTACCTCCAAACAATGTGCCACAAATGAGTGATTCAAACAAGGATGAAAGTGACGTAGAAACGATAACAACAAATACATCCCCAACTCCAGAAAATGCAATCTGTTAA